A genomic window from Gossypium hirsutum isolate 1008001.06 chromosome D10, Gossypium_hirsutum_v2.1, whole genome shotgun sequence includes:
- the LOC121222583 gene encoding uncharacterized protein → MENQHPCGTRTETKGIDQRLERLEQMQIQMLEQLTKFQQDMKDQMLKVQRNLMSQLTQLLDKGLEKGKNQTVYFRDDNEDPAHFPNFTPTNIQAQPNTYPQRVTVNIRPQYQTSTSTSVNFATGSGSNLKGNLTNPVVLDDLAGAKQARVEFSKQFGDSYKQKEQKWSPQINTSKAPKKRKNEVNDASRYNEGYSKAITASQPRTVASSH, encoded by the coding sequence atGGAAAACCAACACCCTTGCGGTACCCGAACAGAAACTAAAGGAAtagaccaaaggttggagaggtTAGAGCAGATGCAAATACAGATGCTagagcaattgaccaaatttcaacaagaTATGAAGGATCAGATGCTAAAAGTCCAAAGAAATCTGATGAGCCAGTTAACCCAGTTATTGGATAAAGggttagaaaaaggaaaaaaccaAACGGTCTACTTTAGAGATGATAATGAAGACCCTGCTCATTTTCCAAACTTTACCCCAAcaaacatccaagcacaaccGAATACATATCCACAAAGGGTAACTGTTAACATTCGACCACAATACCAGACTAGTACCTCGACATCGGTGAATTTCGCGACAGGCTCAGGTTCCAACCTTAAGGGCAATTTAACTAATCCCGTTGTCCTTGATGATCTAGCGGGAGCAAAACAGGCGAGAGTGGAGTTCTCAAAACAATTTGGAGATAGTTACAAACAGAAAGAGCAAAAGTGGAGCCCCCAAATCAATACTTCGAAAGCACCGAAGAAGAGGAAAAATGAGGTGAATGATGCGAGTAGGTATAACGAGGGTTATTCAAAGGCGATTACTGCAAGCCAGCCAAGGACGGTTGCTTCTAGCCATTAG